From one Mytilus trossulus isolate FHL-02 chromosome 10, PNRI_Mtr1.1.1.hap1, whole genome shotgun sequence genomic stretch:
- the LOC134687026 gene encoding forkhead box protein O-like isoform X2 — MNAFSSELSCMDPGFENSIRHNLSLHSRFMRIQNEGTGKSSWWVLNPDAKPGKTPRRRAGSMETKSYEKRRGRVKKKVEAVRAAMENIMNGSPSGDDFLSDSPLGFQLSPEFRPRASSNASSCGRLSPIQAAHEPDLHDSQVPPMSPIPWGSEFDSIDDTIGQYDDQLVDTLVGSMKLCESTKIGLGSDNNIGNVEQNDIEMSFDGTVPLTQLLSNSSDRINLTNVPLSQFNQSANRDTAQYRNLPAPPAYPGDSMRRSPLQQQPSLEQLGLQNGGSFDLGLQRQNSGNLGMNYGGQQNSMFTQQDYNQIPRMNSQLSQQLSQLNVNTQQQMQSPARSPQQSHQQISPNYGNQRSYGSPQQQSPQNKQISNQLQNQAQQQQQAGERSLLQRCLEAPSDSLLRAALTQKNTQGFINMSDNLPNTSMYNNTGYENRQIMSPGLQLNNNGLNNNLINMPLQPNRVGMMNTSAGNMQISQQQMPVQQTMQVQKPNSSNSLNEIEADFFEPQGFDMEQMLQHELSLEGNLDFNFDPTSNNTDTSQNLVR; from the exons ATGAATGCATTTTCCTCGGAGCTTTCATGTATGGATCCAGGGTTTGAG AATTCCATTCGACACAATTTGTCCCTACACAGTCGATTTATGAGAATTCAAAATGAAGGGACTGGTAAGAGCTCATGGTGGGTTCTCAACCCAGATGCTAAACCTGGGAAAACACCTCGCCGACGAGCAGGTAGTATGGAAACTAAAAGCTATGAAAAAAGACGCGGTCGTGTTAAAAAGAAGGTTGAAGCTGTCAGAGCAGCCATGGAAAATATCATGAATGGTTCACCTTCTGGAGATGACTTTTTAAGTGATTCACCGCTTGGCTTTCAACTTAGCCCTGAATTCAGACCTCGGGCAAGTTCTAATGCAAGTAGTTGTGGACGATTGTCACCTATTCAGGCAGCTCATGAACCCGATCTCCATGACAGTCAAGTGCCACCTATGTCCCCCATTCCTTGGGGTTCTGAATTTGACTCTATAGATGATACAATTGGTCAGTATGATGACCAGTTAGTTGACACTTTAGTAGGAAGTATGAAGTTGTGTGAGTCTACGAAGATTGGATTGGGTAGCGATAATAACATTGGTAACGTTGAACAGAATGACATTGAAATGAGCTTCGATGGAACTGTGCCCTTGACACAGTTGCTATCCAATAGTTCTGATAGGATTAACTTAACTAACGTGCCCTTGTCCCAGTTTAATCAAAGTGCCAACAGAGACACAGCTCAGTATCGTAACCTTCCAGCCCCTCCTGCATATCCCGGTGATTCTATGCGAAGAAGTCCACTACAACAGCAGCCAAGCCTGGAACAGTTAGGTTTACAAAATGGAGGCTCATTTGATTTAGGCCTCCAGAGACAAAACAGTGGTAATTTAGGTATGAATTATGGAGGTCAGCAAAATTCTATGTTTACACAGCAAGATTATAATCAGATTCCACGGATGAATTCACAATTGAGCCAACAGTTGAGTCAATTAAATGTGAATACGCAACAACAGATGCAGTCACCTGCTCGTTCCCCACAACAATCACATCAACAAATCAGTCCTAATTACGGTAACCAACGCAGCTACGGGTCTCCTCAGCAGCAGTCTCCGCAGaacaaacaaatttcaaatcagCTTCAGAATCAGGCACAGCAACAACAACAAGCAGGTGAAAGATCTCTTCTTCAACGTTGTTTGGAAGCACCCTCAGATTCACTTCTCAGAGCCGCcttaacacaaaaaaacactCAGGGTTTCATAAATATGTCAGATAATCTGCCAAATACATCAATGTATAATAATACTGGATATGAAAATCGTCAGATCATGTCACCGGGATTGCAGCTAAATAATAACGGGCTCAATAATAATCTTATAAACATGCCTTTACAACCAAACAGGGTTGGAATGATGAATACATCGGCTGGGAACATGCAGATTTCACAGCAACAAATGCCTGTACAACAAACAATGCAGGTTCAAAAACCAAACTCGTCAAATTCGCTTAATGAAATAGAAGCAGATTTCTTTGAACCTCAAGGCTTCGATATGGAACAGATGCTTCAACATGAGCTCAGTTTAGAGGGAAATCTTGATTTCAATTTTGACCCTACCTCAAATAATACAGATACAAGCCAAAATTTAGTACGATGA